A section of the Leptospira kobayashii genome encodes:
- a CDS encoding SDR family oxidoreductase, which translates to MKRNIIITGASSGIGEALAFEFAKRGYGLGLTARRLNVLKSIQKKIKEQYPSIQIEIQALDVTDYSKVPVVLKKLTNALGSLEILVANAGMSASQATGSGNFEGDRATIETNLLGAIATVEAGVQIMKKTKSGQIVGISSVAGFRGIAGAASYSASKAALSTYLEAARNDVKEFGIHITTINPGYIDTPINQKRKVRPFVITVEKGAAIIAKQIESKAFDVCAPVFPWIILGTIMKILPGWVWRRIKVR; encoded by the coding sequence ATGAAGAGGAATATCATTATTACTGGAGCGAGTTCCGGAATCGGAGAGGCGCTTGCATTCGAATTTGCCAAACGAGGCTATGGGCTTGGGCTCACTGCCAGAAGATTGAATGTATTAAAATCCATTCAGAAAAAAATAAAAGAACAATATCCGAGCATTCAAATCGAAATCCAAGCCTTGGACGTAACGGATTATTCCAAAGTACCGGTTGTACTTAAAAAACTAACAAACGCTTTGGGAAGTTTGGAGATACTTGTCGCGAATGCGGGAATGTCTGCATCCCAAGCAACGGGTTCCGGGAATTTTGAAGGAGATCGTGCTACGATTGAAACCAATCTTCTAGGTGCCATTGCCACTGTGGAAGCAGGGGTTCAGATCATGAAAAAAACAAAATCAGGTCAGATCGTGGGGATTTCTTCCGTGGCGGGATTTCGGGGAATTGCGGGAGCCGCAAGTTATTCCGCATCGAAGGCGGCACTTTCCACTTATCTGGAAGCGGCAAGAAACGATGTGAAGGAATTCGGAATTCATATAACAACGATTAACCCAGGATACATTGATACACCGATCAATCAAAAAAGAAAGGTACGTCCGTTCGTAATCACTGTAGAGAAGGGTGCGGCCATCATTGCAAAACAAATCGAGTCAAAAGCTTTTGATGTATGCGCTCCCGTATTTCCTTGGATCATCCTAGGAACGATTATGAAAATTCTCCCCGGCTGGGTATGGAGAAGAATTAAGGTGCGTTAG
- a CDS encoding toxin-antitoxin system, antitoxin component: MPQLSLYIDQETLKKIESAAKKEKISISQWVKGKLQNSFETKWPENYFMLYGAIADDSFRQPKSPDFINDIRRESL; this comes from the coding sequence ATGCCGCAGTTGTCACTTTATATAGACCAAGAAACCCTAAAAAAAATAGAATCAGCTGCAAAAAAAGAAAAAATCTCTATATCGCAATGGGTAAAGGGAAAATTGCAAAATTCTTTCGAAACAAAATGGCCTGAAAATTACTTTATGTTATACGGCGCAATTGCCGACGATTCCTTTCGACAGCCGAAGTCTCCGGACTTTATAAATGACATTCGAAGAGAATCTCTTTGA
- the vapC gene encoding type II toxin-antitoxin system tRNA(fMet)-specific endonuclease VapC, which translates to MNYFLDTNICIYFLKGKSQNIESNIKKLNPSRIKIPSIVKAELLLGVLKSSDKRKNRDIVLNFLDPFEIIGFNDLDSEIYAELRTDLESKGLPIGPNDLIIASTVLSSNGILVTNNEKEFSRVANLKIENWLL; encoded by the coding sequence TTGAATTATTTTCTTGATACAAATATCTGTATTTATTTCCTGAAAGGAAAAAGTCAGAATATTGAAAGCAATATTAAAAAGCTCAATCCAAGTAGAATCAAAATTCCTTCCATTGTGAAAGCAGAATTGCTATTAGGTGTTCTTAAAAGTTCTGACAAGAGAAAAAACAGAGATATTGTTTTAAATTTTTTGGACCCATTTGAAATTATAGGATTCAATGATTTGGATTCTGAAATTTACGCAGAACTCCGTACAGACTTGGAATCCAAAGGATTACCTATCGGACCTAATGATCTTATTATCGCATCCACAGTCTTGAGTTCAAATGGTATTCTTGTTACAAATAACGAAAAAGAGTTTTCTCGAGTTGCAAATTTAAAAATAGAAAACTGGCTTTTATGA
- a CDS encoding SGNH/GDSL hydrolase family protein: MKHFLALASLFLLTRCVFFQATAVPENNTVSYLSSANSPHKEFIVFLGDSITHGRVSYDYVDSLTRHPYAKDYILVNEGINSRLTYQILEQLENVVKLKPKFVFLLIGTNDLKASLSEEEAGYYFKKWDLKETPTKESFTKNVNTIVDYLKKNSQAKIILFSIPVLGEDPESIPFQRSIEYSKLLKEIGSSKKVTYKPFNEQLVQAILTNNNPNPSRYEMNRWGMYSTIIGHYVFYKSWDELSDKKGMLFLTDNIHLNARAGKILESMILEELKP, translated from the coding sequence ATGAAACATTTTTTGGCACTCGCTAGTCTTTTTTTACTTACCCGATGCGTGTTTTTTCAGGCAACCGCGGTTCCGGAAAATAACACAGTTTCTTATCTCTCTTCCGCAAATTCGCCCCATAAGGAATTTATCGTATTTTTGGGTGATAGCATCACACATGGCCGGGTGAGTTACGATTATGTGGATTCTTTGACCCGCCATCCTTATGCAAAAGACTATATTCTGGTTAACGAAGGAATCAATAGCAGACTCACCTATCAGATTTTGGAACAATTGGAAAATGTAGTCAAACTAAAGCCGAAATTCGTTTTCCTGCTGATCGGTACAAACGACCTGAAAGCATCTTTAAGCGAAGAAGAAGCCGGTTACTATTTTAAAAAATGGGATCTAAAAGAAACACCTACAAAAGAAAGTTTTACGAAAAATGTAAACACAATCGTTGACTATCTGAAAAAGAACTCTCAGGCAAAAATCATATTATTCTCCATACCCGTATTAGGCGAAGATCCGGAAAGCATTCCTTTTCAAAGATCAATCGAATATTCCAAACTGCTCAAAGAAATCGGATCTTCGAAAAAGGTAACTTACAAACCATTCAACGAACAATTAGTACAAGCAATTCTGACAAATAACAATCCGAATCCCAGCAGATACGAAATGAACAGATGGGGAATGTATTCGACCATCATCGGACACTATGTCTTCTACAAGTCCTGGGATGAACTCTCAGACAAAAAGGGTATGTTATTTCTCACAGACAATATTCATTTGAATGCAAGAGCGGGAAAAATACTGGAAAGTATGATTTTAGAAGAATTGAAGCCTTGA
- the rpsB gene encoding 30S ribosomal protein S2, which translates to MSVISMKSLLEAGVHFGHQTRRWNPKMSPYVYTARNGIHIIDLQKTVQKTKEAYDALKKLTGQGKKVLFVGTKKQARGAIERAAVACNMYYVSNRWLGGLLTNWNTVKKSIARLKRLEQMEENNSFEQEARTKKEALSLKRELEKLRQTLGGIKDMAVVPEILFVIDPKKEEIAVKEAKKLGLKVFAVIDTNCDPEPIDYPIPGNDDAIRAISLFLDTMANAVLEGTGGEVIQTNFSEDMDADQLALEYQGEYDESGKFIMDDEAPNKDVPVDPEAVKAAAIEVIKEEGKE; encoded by the coding sequence ATGTCCGTAATTTCAATGAAGAGCTTGCTTGAGGCAGGCGTACACTTCGGTCACCAAACACGTCGTTGGAATCCAAAAATGAGTCCGTATGTTTATACGGCTCGTAACGGAATCCACATCATCGACCTTCAAAAAACCGTTCAAAAAACAAAAGAAGCATATGATGCTTTGAAAAAGTTAACCGGTCAGGGCAAAAAAGTTCTTTTCGTAGGAACTAAAAAACAAGCTCGCGGTGCTATCGAAAGAGCGGCAGTTGCATGTAACATGTACTATGTGTCCAATCGTTGGTTAGGCGGACTGCTTACCAACTGGAACACAGTTAAAAAATCAATCGCTCGCTTAAAGAGACTAGAGCAAATGGAAGAGAACAACTCTTTCGAACAAGAAGCTCGTACTAAAAAAGAAGCACTCTCTCTTAAGAGAGAATTGGAAAAACTTCGCCAAACATTGGGTGGGATCAAGGATATGGCTGTAGTTCCTGAAATCCTTTTCGTAATTGATCCTAAAAAGGAAGAAATTGCGGTTAAAGAAGCGAAAAAACTCGGCCTTAAAGTTTTCGCTGTGATCGATACAAACTGTGATCCTGAACCGATCGATTATCCTATTCCGGGTAACGATGATGCGATTCGTGCGATTTCCCTTTTCCTTGATACTATGGCAAATGCCGTACTCGAAGGAACAGGCGGGGAAGTGATTCAAACCAATTTCTCCGAAGATATGGATGCGGATCAACTCGCTCTTGAATACCAAGGTGAATACGATGAGTCCGGTAAGTTCATTATGGATGATGAGGCGCCTAATAAAGATGTTCCCGTAGATCCGGAAGCGGTGAAAGCGGCAGCAATCGAAGTCATCAAAGAAGAAGGAAAAGAGTAA
- the tsf gene encoding translation elongation factor Ts, producing the protein MAVSSEQIKELRERTGAGMMDCKKALEETNADIEKAVTYLREKGLAKAAKRAGRDTGEGKIISYIHGTGKTGVILELNCETDFVANNADFEALGKEIALQITAMNPLYVNEESIPKEEMENELSIQKALLEKEGKKAEQIEKILPGKMKKYYSEICLVHQTSIRDNTKTIHELIQEAIAKFGENITIRRFARFQVGGQ; encoded by the coding sequence ATGGCTGTTAGTTCGGAACAAATCAAAGAACTCCGCGAAAGAACCGGCGCGGGGATGATGGATTGCAAAAAAGCTCTCGAAGAGACAAATGCAGACATCGAAAAAGCGGTAACATATTTGCGGGAAAAAGGTTTAGCGAAAGCCGCTAAACGTGCAGGTCGTGATACCGGAGAAGGAAAGATCATTTCCTATATCCACGGAACTGGTAAAACCGGCGTTATACTAGAGCTTAATTGCGAAACTGACTTTGTTGCAAACAACGCTGATTTCGAAGCTCTTGGAAAAGAAATCGCTCTTCAAATCACTGCGATGAATCCTCTTTATGTAAATGAAGAGTCCATCCCGAAAGAAGAAATGGAGAACGAATTAAGCATCCAAAAAGCACTTCTTGAAAAAGAAGGCAAAAAAGCGGAACAGATCGAAAAGATCCTTCCGGGTAAGATGAAAAAATATTACTCGGAAATCTGCTTAGTTCACCAAACTTCGATTCGTGATAATACAAAAACGATTCACGAGCTAATCCAAGAAGCAATCGCCAAATTTGGTGAGAACATAACGATTCGCCGTTTCGCGAGGTTTCAAGTAGGTGGTCAGTAA
- the pyrH gene encoding UMP kinase produces MVSNPAKYKRILIKLSGEALAGEGELGIDTNKTFSLAGQIKEIHNTGVQIALVVGGGNMIRGETLAKSGMERATADYMGMLGTIMNALALQDACEKQGMFTRVLSAIEMKSVAEPYIRRRAVRHLEKNRVIIFAGGTGNPYFTTDTTASLRAVEVGCEVILKATKVDGVYTADPKKDPTANRYLQVSFMESIKHRLKVMDSTALSLCMDNNMPIIVFDIFKPGNLKRLIDGETIGTLISNSEEVIEDGR; encoded by the coding sequence GTGGTCAGTAATCCTGCCAAATACAAAAGGATTCTGATCAAACTCTCCGGTGAAGCACTTGCCGGGGAGGGTGAACTCGGTATTGATACCAACAAAACTTTTTCCCTTGCGGGACAAATCAAAGAAATTCATAACACCGGCGTTCAAATCGCTCTTGTAGTAGGCGGCGGAAATATGATTCGCGGGGAAACTCTTGCGAAATCGGGAATGGAGCGTGCTACAGCGGATTATATGGGAATGCTCGGAACCATTATGAATGCACTCGCCTTACAAGACGCATGTGAAAAACAGGGAATGTTTACTAGAGTTCTTTCTGCGATAGAAATGAAATCAGTTGCAGAGCCTTATATCCGCAGACGTGCCGTTCGCCATTTGGAAAAAAACAGAGTCATTATTTTTGCAGGCGGAACCGGAAATCCTTATTTTACAACGGATACGACTGCTTCTCTTCGCGCAGTGGAAGTAGGTTGCGAAGTGATTCTCAAGGCCACCAAAGTGGACGGAGTCTATACAGCTGATCCTAAAAAAGATCCTACTGCAAACAGATATCTCCAGGTATCTTTTATGGAATCCATCAAACACAGATTAAAGGTAATGGATTCGACCGCTCTTAGTTTATGTATGGATAATAATATGCCGATCATTGTGTTCGATATCTTCAAACCGGGCAATTTAAAACGGTTGATTGACGGAGAAACAATCGGTACTCTAATTTCCAATTCAGAGGAAGTGATCGAAGATGGTAGATGA
- the frr gene encoding ribosome recycling factor has protein sequence MVDEIIKSMQAKMDKTIDALKKDFVAIRTGKANPLMVEDVRVDYYGTSTPLNQLGKISVPEPRMIVITPFEKSVLKDIEKAILASGLGLTPNNDGIGIRINIPELTGERRKELVKVLKQKTEEKKVAIRNLRRDANDDLKKKTELSQDELKGHTDKIQKITDSYIAKIADLEKEKEKEITTV, from the coding sequence ATGGTAGATGAAATCATTAAATCAATGCAAGCCAAGATGGACAAAACCATTGACGCTCTTAAAAAAGACTTTGTAGCCATTCGTACCGGAAAAGCAAATCCTTTGATGGTCGAAGACGTGAGAGTTGATTATTACGGAACTTCAACTCCCCTCAACCAACTGGGAAAGATTTCCGTTCCCGAGCCGAGAATGATTGTCATCACCCCTTTCGAAAAATCCGTTCTCAAAGATATTGAAAAGGCGATTCTTGCTTCCGGTTTGGGACTTACTCCGAACAATGATGGAATAGGCATTCGCATTAACATTCCGGAGCTAACAGGAGAAAGACGAAAAGAACTCGTCAAAGTCCTGAAACAAAAAACCGAAGAGAAAAAAGTCGCCATCCGCAATCTTCGCCGTGATGCAAACGACGATTTAAAAAAGAAGACGGAACTTTCTCAAGATGAATTGAAAGGTCATACGGACAAAATCCAAAAAATTACCGACTCGTATATCGCCAAGATCGCTGACCTGGAAAAAGAAAAAGAGAAAGAAATCACAACTGTTTAG
- a CDS encoding isoprenyl transferase: MKFKTIPAHIGVIMDGNGRWAERQGKKRTEGHREGAKAIDRLLDVALEHKIKAVSLYAFSTENWKRPITEVNAIFNLLIEFIDSRLEDIQKKGIRIQHSGNLNKLSTKVKQKINTAVEATKKNKKLTANFCLNYGGQEEILSSFQRLQKDRIHKKISLDKPVSPKEFEKYLYTYPLPPVDLLIRTAGEQRVSNFLLWQIAYAEFFFTNTLWPDFDRDSLEEALHFFESRKRKFGGLS, translated from the coding sequence ATGAAATTTAAAACCATTCCCGCACATATTGGTGTCATTATGGACGGCAATGGTCGTTGGGCGGAAAGACAAGGTAAAAAAAGAACAGAAGGTCATAGAGAAGGCGCGAAAGCCATCGATCGTCTATTAGATGTCGCCTTGGAACATAAAATCAAAGCGGTATCTTTATATGCCTTTTCCACTGAAAATTGGAAAAGGCCGATCACCGAAGTCAACGCGATCTTCAATTTGCTAATCGAATTTATAGACAGTCGTTTGGAGGACATCCAAAAAAAAGGAATTCGTATCCAACACTCCGGAAATCTAAATAAGCTTTCGACGAAAGTAAAACAAAAGATCAATACTGCCGTTGAGGCGACAAAAAAGAACAAAAAGCTAACTGCCAATTTTTGTCTGAATTACGGCGGACAAGAAGAGATTCTTAGTTCTTTTCAAAGATTACAAAAAGATCGCATTCATAAAAAAATCTCTTTGGATAAGCCTGTTTCTCCTAAGGAATTTGAAAAATATTTGTATACATACCCCCTTCCTCCGGTAGACTTATTGATCAGGACAGCAGGTGAACAGAGGGTTTCCAATTTTCTTTTATGGCAAATCGCCTATGCTGAGTTTTTCTTCACAAATACTCTATGGCCTGATTTCGATCGGGACTCTTTGGAAGAAGCCCTACATTTTTTTGAATCTAGAAAACGCAAATTTGGTGGTCTTTCATGA
- a CDS encoding CDP-archaeol synthase, with product MSETTLRILSAAGLVAAYVTMIFHSGWYYLEFLLFGSAVVFFGLRELYAFCTREDSKPFFGTGLFFSLLILLVYYFQFLGLQYNVSPPAWTVEISKHLRESFHPVPFLIIALSITVWILQIFKRPLDGALFSASATIFGAVYLALPIGHFLLLLAFPFGAYYIFLVSTITFISDAGAYFGGRWFGKHPAGLKISPKKTWEGYVVGNITAVLSVLLLNFLWEHFSGVKLPVTTLESVLLAFFVSILSVMGDLAESAMKRDAKIKDSSALIPGHGGLLDLADALLFTVPAVYYYFQFKGILGFPV from the coding sequence ATGAGTGAAACTACATTAAGAATTCTTTCGGCGGCGGGTCTCGTTGCAGCTTACGTCACCATGATCTTTCATTCCGGCTGGTATTATTTGGAGTTTTTGCTTTTTGGAAGCGCAGTTGTATTCTTCGGATTACGCGAGTTATATGCATTCTGCACCAGAGAGGATTCGAAGCCGTTTTTCGGAACAGGTCTTTTCTTTTCCCTATTGATCCTGCTTGTATATTATTTTCAATTTTTGGGTCTTCAATACAATGTCAGTCCGCCTGCTTGGACGGTTGAGATTTCCAAACATTTAAGAGAAAGTTTTCATCCGGTTCCTTTTCTTATCATCGCGTTGTCCATCACAGTCTGGATTCTACAGATCTTTAAGCGCCCGTTAGACGGAGCACTTTTTTCCGCTAGCGCTACTATTTTCGGTGCCGTTTATCTTGCTCTGCCGATCGGCCATTTTTTATTATTACTTGCGTTCCCATTCGGAGCATATTATATCTTTCTTGTTTCTACGATCACTTTCATCAGTGACGCGGGAGCTTATTTCGGCGGCCGTTGGTTCGGGAAACATCCTGCAGGATTGAAAATTTCCCCGAAAAAAACATGGGAAGGTTATGTCGTCGGGAATATAACAGCTGTTTTGAGTGTGCTTCTCTTGAATTTCCTTTGGGAACATTTTTCCGGAGTGAAACTTCCGGTGACCACACTCGAATCAGTTCTACTTGCGTTCTTTGTTTCCATTCTCTCCGTGATGGGGGATCTTGCTGAGTCAGCTATGAAACGTGACGCCAAGATCAAAGATTCTTCCGCTTTAATTCCGGGACATGGCGGGCTATTGGATTTGGCAGATGCACTTCTCTTCACCGTTCCGGCAGTTTATTATTATTTTCAATTCAAAGGAATCTTGGGATTCCCTGTTTGA
- the dxr gene encoding 1-deoxy-D-xylulose-5-phosphate reductoisomerase — MIGVSVLGISGSVGASTLKVLKKFPESFRLVSFSVHSNTKLALELIDEFRPDFVCITDEKQIGVFGDKKNGTRIVYGPTGLDEIVSLSEVDTVVTAIVGAAGALPTITAIKAKKKIAIANKETLVTFGPYINRLVKEYGVSMVPVDSEHNALFQLLEKEERNNIRAITLTASGGSFRDLPIEELPNVSIKQALNHPTWSMGPKITVDSAGLVNKGLEVIEAHFLFGFSYDQIEVVIHPESLTHGIIETLDGACLQYTSHPDMIYPVAHALFYPNKTPKLLIDRKPHSWKNLSFRNPDPNRYPALALAFQAGRTGGAAPAIFNAANETAVSLFLEEKIPFVQIPRIIEETLNELVITYPEDWDGFFEKDREARSFVNGKYLKGVHV, encoded by the coding sequence ATGATTGGTGTTTCTGTCCTTGGGATTTCTGGTTCGGTGGGAGCGTCCACTCTAAAGGTTCTTAAGAAATTCCCCGAGAGTTTTCGACTTGTATCTTTTAGTGTTCATAGCAATACCAAACTTGCTTTGGAATTGATAGACGAGTTTCGTCCTGATTTCGTTTGCATCACCGATGAAAAACAAATAGGTGTTTTTGGGGACAAAAAAAACGGAACACGAATTGTTTACGGTCCAACGGGACTCGATGAAATTGTTTCCCTTTCCGAAGTCGATACCGTGGTGACCGCGATTGTGGGTGCTGCCGGTGCTTTGCCGACGATTACTGCCATTAAAGCAAAGAAAAAAATCGCAATCGCAAATAAAGAAACTTTGGTCACTTTCGGACCTTATATCAATCGTTTGGTTAAAGAGTACGGAGTGAGCATGGTGCCTGTGGATTCCGAACACAATGCACTGTTTCAACTCTTGGAAAAAGAAGAAAGGAATAATATCCGTGCCATCACTCTTACCGCTTCCGGCGGATCGTTTCGTGATCTACCGATTGAGGAGCTGCCGAATGTTTCCATTAAACAGGCGTTAAATCATCCTACCTGGTCTATGGGGCCGAAGATTACTGTGGATTCCGCAGGTCTTGTCAATAAAGGTCTGGAAGTGATTGAAGCGCATTTTCTATTCGGATTTTCCTATGATCAGATCGAAGTGGTAATTCATCCCGAATCATTGACTCACGGAATCATAGAAACCCTGGACGGCGCCTGTTTACAATATACGAGCCATCCTGATATGATATATCCCGTAGCACATGCGTTATTTTATCCAAATAAAACACCTAAACTTTTGATTGATAGAAAGCCCCATTCCTGGAAAAATTTGAGTTTCAGAAATCCCGATCCGAATCGGTATCCTGCATTGGCACTCGCATTCCAGGCCGGTAGAACAGGCGGTGCGGCACCTGCGATTTTTAACGCAGCGAATGAAACTGCGGTGTCTCTGTTTTTAGAGGAAAAGATTCCTTTTGTCCAGATCCCCCGAATTATTGAAGAAACTTTGAACGAACTGGTGATTACATATCCCGAAGATTGGGATGGATTTTTCGAAAAGGATAGGGAAGCCAGATCGTTTGTAAACGGAAAGTACCTAAAAGGAGTACATGTATGA
- a CDS encoding site-2 protease family protein, whose protein sequence is MIILILGAVLMLAVSIFIHELGHLLCGKLVGVEARIFSLGYGKGIWKKRIGKTIYQITAIPIGGYVLFRGDDYGKKLRGRPGELLGTPPLKRMIPVLGGPFANLVLGFLLLFILDLSGDSPASNRIFIEASNQINSPAYLAGLRTGDRILSVNGKKTENFEDIFANISLTTGDPIQLEYEREGKKSNLEIVPNLYSAGGRPTIGVEPFGERRVVATFTYAEQAGHALASILDNEDKSSEYFQGIIEEKKDEIPEEYLKKRERAEREQSLRKRALKYLKDGDVILKVGGTDVYTIPDLQAELGKHQNETIPVLVDRKTYPLLTPWATELTTVNIPVLGAQVFEFIDTRHPSFPELNVPYLRLDSYDPEIENRLSNLKIEDKSFAHANDLIAYFQKEGDVRKNVWVGNMKYSSELHLKPIGLLGFRPSMKFQAEQMERETGIVTAFVSSSEKVYDYVAMTLTGIKLLFSGFLSPKDNLSGPIGIVQFAGISLEYGWATYLDFVAKISLALMVMNLLPIPMADGGHIVLYAYEAITGRPLPRKAIEAIFRVGFFFLIGLGLFVSFNDVMRFF, encoded by the coding sequence ATGATCATTCTAATTTTAGGCGCAGTATTAATGTTAGCTGTTTCCATCTTTATTCATGAGTTGGGGCATCTTCTCTGTGGAAAACTCGTCGGAGTAGAAGCGCGAATTTTTTCGCTCGGTTACGGAAAAGGAATTTGGAAAAAAAGAATCGGCAAAACCATTTATCAAATCACAGCGATCCCTATCGGCGGTTATGTGCTTTTCAGAGGAGACGATTATGGTAAAAAATTGCGCGGCCGTCCGGGAGAACTTTTAGGAACCCCTCCTTTGAAACGTATGATCCCCGTACTCGGAGGACCATTCGCTAACCTAGTGTTAGGTTTTCTTTTGTTGTTTATTCTCGATCTTTCCGGCGATAGTCCTGCTTCCAATAGGATTTTCATCGAAGCTTCCAATCAGATCAATTCCCCCGCATATTTGGCAGGGCTTCGTACGGGAGATCGTATCCTGTCCGTGAACGGTAAAAAGACGGAAAACTTTGAAGATATTTTTGCTAATATCAGCCTTACCACCGGTGATCCTATTCAATTGGAATACGAGAGAGAAGGCAAAAAAAGTAATTTGGAAATCGTACCTAACTTATATTCTGCGGGAGGGCGGCCTACTATCGGAGTGGAACCGTTCGGAGAAAGACGTGTAGTCGCTACGTTTACTTATGCCGAACAAGCAGGTCATGCACTTGCAAGCATATTGGATAATGAAGACAAATCCTCCGAATATTTTCAAGGAATCATCGAGGAAAAAAAGGATGAGATTCCGGAAGAATATTTGAAAAAAAGGGAACGTGCGGAAAGGGAACAAAGTCTTCGCAAGCGTGCCTTGAAATATTTGAAAGACGGCGATGTGATTTTAAAAGTAGGCGGAACGGATGTTTATACGATTCCGGATTTGCAGGCAGAGCTTGGTAAACATCAGAATGAAACCATACCTGTTTTAGTGGATCGGAAAACATATCCTCTTCTCACTCCTTGGGCCACAGAACTAACCACTGTTAATATCCCCGTTTTGGGAGCACAAGTATTTGAATTTATAGATACGAGACATCCCAGTTTCCCGGAATTGAACGTTCCTTATTTGCGATTGGACAGTTATGATCCTGAAATTGAAAACCGACTTTCCAATTTGAAAATCGAAGATAAGAGTTTCGCTCATGCGAACGACTTGATTGCTTATTTTCAAAAGGAAGGAGATGTTCGGAAGAATGTCTGGGTTGGAAATATGAAATATTCTTCGGAACTTCATCTCAAGCCGATCGGACTTTTGGGATTTCGTCCTTCCATGAAGTTTCAGGCGGAACAAATGGAAAGAGAAACGGGTATCGTTACTGCTTTTGTTTCTTCTTCCGAAAAAGTTTATGATTATGTAGCGATGACTCTAACGGGAATTAAATTATTATTTTCCGGATTTCTGTCCCCTAAGGACAATCTTTCCGGTCCCATAGGTATCGTTCAATTTGCAGGTATCAGTTTGGAATACGGTTGGGCGACCTATTTGGACTTTGTTGCCAAAATTTCATTGGCACTTATGGTGATGAATCTTCTTCCTATTCCTATGGCGGATGGGGGACATATCGTACTTTATGCCTACGAAGCGATTACGGGAAGACCTCTTCCCCGCAAGGCGATTGAGGCGATTTTCAGGGTAGGTTTTTTCTTTCTCATCGGACTCGGACTCTTTGTTTCGTTCAACGATGTGATGCGTTTCTTTTAA